The Flaviramulus sp. BrNp1-15 genome has a window encoding:
- the corA gene encoding magnesium/cobalt transporter CorA, with translation MAKRRTQRSKKKIGQIPGSVIYTGEKSSQKLFIESFDYNKDTCIVRELLNVEECFEFEKGTITWININGLNHVDAIEKIGAHYELHPLVLEDIVNISQRPKIDEYDHYLFVVLKMLYYDANENIVSEQVSFILGEDYVLTFQEAEGDVFDAVRDRIKQAKGRVRTMPADYLLYTLIDAIVDHYFSVIEILGDKIEDFETAIFAGEVDNDVSQKIQDLKREILRVRRSIFPLREVINRIEKNDDSLIHKNTLTYYRDIYDHLIQVTENIDIYREMIWSLMDMYMTTISNKMNEVMKVLTIMASIFIPLTFIAGIYGMNFEYIPELQYKYGYFVIWGVMIAIFIGMLVYFKRRKWL, from the coding sequence ATGGCTAAAAGAAGAACTCAAAGATCTAAAAAAAAGATTGGGCAAATTCCAGGAAGTGTTATTTACACAGGAGAAAAGTCTAGTCAAAAATTATTTATTGAATCATTTGATTACAATAAAGACACTTGCATAGTAAGAGAATTATTAAATGTTGAAGAATGCTTTGAGTTTGAAAAAGGCACCATAACATGGATTAATATAAATGGTTTAAATCATGTAGATGCCATAGAAAAAATTGGTGCGCATTATGAATTACATCCTTTGGTTCTAGAAGATATAGTAAACATCTCACAGCGACCAAAAATTGATGAATATGACCATTATCTATTTGTGGTCTTAAAAATGCTGTATTATGATGCTAATGAAAACATAGTATCAGAACAAGTAAGTTTTATTCTCGGAGAAGATTATGTATTGACGTTTCAAGAAGCTGAAGGCGATGTATTCGATGCTGTTAGAGACCGCATTAAACAAGCAAAAGGTCGTGTTCGCACTATGCCTGCCGATTATTTACTTTATACTTTAATTGATGCTATTGTAGATCATTATTTTAGTGTTATTGAAATTTTAGGCGACAAAATTGAGGACTTCGAAACCGCTATTTTTGCAGGCGAGGTTGATAATGATGTTAGCCAGAAAATTCAAGATTTAAAACGTGAAATTCTAAGAGTACGTCGCTCTATTTTTCCTCTTCGTGAAGTTATAAATCGCATTGAAAAAAATGATGACTCCCTAATTCATAAAAATACATTAACCTATTATAGAGATATTTACGACCACCTAATTCAAGTAACTGAAAATATTGATATTTACCGAGAAATGATTTGGAGTTTAATGGATATGTACATGACAACTATTAGTAACAAAATGAATGAAGTTATGAAAGTATTAACTATTATGGCTTCTATATTTATTCCGCTTACATTTATAGCAGGTATTTATGGTATGAATTTCGAGTATATCCCAGAACTACAATATAAGTATGGTTATTTTGTTATTTGGGGTGTAATGATTGCTATTTTTATTGGCATGCTTGTCTATTTTAAACGTAGAAAGTGGCTGTAA
- a CDS encoding mechanosensitive ion channel domain-containing protein has product MFLSNYQNELIISAIVIISLLVIRFISHFTITKIAKKNDINDARIRLIRRYVTVTLLLIAILIEAFIFGTEFKELAFLFSSIFAVIGIALFAIWSILSNITSGIIMFFNFPYKVGDKIAIHDKDFPITAIIEDIRAFQLHLRLEDGDLVTYPNNLMLQKAVTLIKKDAIVDILDDGADTV; this is encoded by the coding sequence ATGTTTTTAAGCAACTACCAGAATGAATTAATTATAAGCGCAATCGTTATAATTTCGCTGCTTGTAATAAGGTTCATTTCTCATTTCACCATAACAAAAATTGCAAAAAAAAATGATATTAATGATGCCAGAATCAGGCTTATTCGCAGGTATGTAACCGTAACACTTCTTTTAATAGCTATACTAATAGAAGCCTTTATTTTTGGTACCGAATTTAAAGAACTAGCCTTTTTATTTTCATCTATTTTTGCAGTTATAGGCATTGCGTTATTTGCCATTTGGTCCATATTAAGTAATATAACCTCTGGCATTATTATGTTTTTTAACTTTCCATATAAAGTGGGAGATAAAATAGCAATACATGATAAAGACTTCCCAATTACAGCAATTATTGAAGATATTAGAGCTTTTCAACTACATTTACGATTAGAGGATGGCGATTTAGTTACTTATCCAAATAACCTAATGTTACAAAAAGCGGTCACTCTAATTAAAAAAGATGCTATAGTCGACATACTTGATGATGGTGCTGATACTGTATAA
- a CDS encoding Maf-like protein: MLNEKLKNHHLILASGSPRRQDFFKNLGLDFEIRLKPVKEEYPPRLTHFEISNYLAQLKALPFKNELKPNDVLITSDTIVWHENKALGKPQDKNEAFSILKSLSNKTHEVITSVCFTTPSFEKTLHDITKVTFKALSDEEISYYIDSCKPFDKAGAYGIQEWIGQIGVTKIEGSYFNVMGLPVHLVYKTLSDISDLK; the protein is encoded by the coding sequence ATGCTTAACGAAAAACTTAAAAATCATCATCTTATTTTAGCTTCAGGATCTCCAAGGAGACAAGATTTTTTTAAAAATTTAGGTTTAGATTTTGAAATTAGGTTAAAACCCGTAAAAGAAGAATACCCGCCTCGATTAACTCATTTTGAAATAAGTAATTACTTAGCGCAACTAAAAGCATTACCTTTTAAAAATGAATTAAAACCTAATGATGTTTTAATAACAAGCGACACCATTGTATGGCATGAAAATAAAGCCTTAGGAAAACCACAAGATAAAAATGAAGCGTTTAGTATTTTAAAATCGTTGAGCAATAAAACTCATGAAGTCATAACATCGGTTTGTTTTACAACACCTAGTTTTGAAAAAACACTACATGATATTACAAAAGTGACCTTTAAAGCTTTATCTGATGAGGAAATATCATACTATATAGATTCCTGCAAACCTTTTGATAAAGCAGGCGCTTATGGTATTCAAGAATGGATTGGGCAAATTGGAGTAACTAAAATAGAAGGCTCCTACTTTAATGTAATGGGTTTGCCTGTGCATTTGGTTTACAAAACGCTAAGTGACATTTCAGATTTAAAATAA
- a CDS encoding geranylgeranylglycerol-phosphate geranylgeranyltransferase has product MFDFLNLIRWKNLLMLVLVQLLIKYALLEPFGVQTSLNSLEITLLILATICIAAAGNIINDINDIETDFINKPDKIIVGESISEKVAYNLFIILNVAGVGIGFYLSQAIGRSGFFSIFVIISVLLYVYATYLKRTLLIGNIIISALVALSIIIVGIFEILPATSASNQQTQFVFFKVILDYALFAFSINLLREIVKDIEDIDGDYKAEMNTLPIAIGRERAKNVISILNFFPLIAIVLYTISNLYKQPVAVGYFLLFIIGPLLYTCIKTFSATNKKDFHHLSNMYKIIMLFGMLSLLLYKFVILK; this is encoded by the coding sequence ATGTTTGATTTTTTAAACCTCATTCGTTGGAAAAATTTGCTCATGCTTGTATTGGTGCAATTACTTATTAAATATGCTCTTTTAGAGCCTTTTGGTGTTCAAACCAGTTTAAATAGTTTAGAAATTACACTTCTAATATTAGCTACCATTTGCATTGCTGCTGCAGGAAATATTATTAACGACATTAATGATATTGAAACTGATTTCATTAATAAACCTGATAAAATTATAGTTGGAGAATCCATTTCTGAAAAAGTTGCATACAACCTTTTTATAATTCTTAATGTCGCTGGTGTTGGTATTGGTTTTTACTTATCTCAAGCCATTGGTAGATCTGGTTTTTTCTCGATTTTTGTCATCATTTCTGTATTGCTATATGTTTATGCAACCTATTTAAAACGCACTCTACTTATTGGTAATATCATAATATCTGCTTTAGTTGCCTTAAGTATTATAATTGTTGGTATTTTTGAAATACTTCCTGCTACTTCAGCTTCAAATCAGCAAACACAATTTGTATTCTTCAAAGTTATTTTAGATTATGCGCTATTTGCTTTTAGCATTAATTTGCTTCGAGAAATAGTAAAAGATATTGAAGATATTGATGGTGATTATAAAGCGGAAATGAATACATTACCAATAGCTATAGGAAGAGAGCGTGCTAAAAATGTTATATCAATTCTAAATTTCTTTCCATTAATTGCAATCGTTCTTTATACCATATCAAACCTTTACAAACAACCTGTCGCGGTTGGTTACTTTTTATTGTTTATTATTGGACCTCTACTCTACACGTGTATAAAAACATTTAGTGCGACTAATAAAAAAGACTTTCACCATTTAAGTAATATGTACAAAATAATCATGCTATTCGGTATGCTTTCCTTACTTTTATACAAGTTTGTTATACTTAAATAA
- a CDS encoding HAD family hydrolase, translated as MEEKSYKEYLEHITTFIFDVDGVLTNGSVLVTATGDMLRSMSIKDGYALKTAVDKGFNVCVISGGSNEGVRIRLNGLGVTDVYLGASNKIEQLNDYFNKKNIKSENVLFMGDDIPDYPVMKAIGLPCCPQDAVPEIKSISKYISHKKGGKGAARDVIEQVLKVQGKWNGNYNAKYD; from the coding sequence ATGGAAGAAAAAAGCTATAAAGAATATTTAGAACACATAACCACATTTATTTTTGATGTTGATGGCGTTTTAACCAATGGTTCTGTACTAGTTACCGCAACTGGAGATATGTTGAGATCTATGAGTATAAAAGATGGTTATGCGCTAAAAACCGCAGTAGATAAAGGTTTTAACGTTTGTGTTATCTCTGGTGGATCTAACGAAGGTGTACGCATACGTTTAAATGGATTAGGTGTTACAGATGTTTACCTTGGAGCTAGTAATAAAATTGAACAGCTAAACGATTATTTTAACAAAAAGAATATAAAGTCTGAAAATGTTTTATTTATGGGTGATGATATTCCAGATTACCCGGTAATGAAAGCCATTGGTTTACCATGTTGCCCACAAGATGCGGTTCCAGAAATAAAAAGCATTTCTAAATACATTTCTCATAAAAAAGGCGGAAAAGGTGCTGCTAGAGATGTGATTGAGCAAGTATTAAAAGTTCAAGGAAAATGGAATGGAAATTATAATGCTAAATATGATTAA
- a CDS encoding Rossmann-like and DUF2520 domain-containing protein has translation MISVVILGAGNVATHFYKGFSKTENVSVKQWYNRSLDTLNQYKNSVDITDNINNLKDADVYILAVSDDVIGTLSEKIPFENKLVVHTSGSVSVYDLDKKHKRGVLYPLQTFSKHAEMDFANVPICIETVDKKSYPILKELAVNLGSPTKKINSEQRRVLHLAAVFVNNFTNQLYRIGHEITESKGAEFDLLKPLILETAKKVQGMSPYMAQTGPAKRNDKKTIKAHLKLLENKHHKDIYNLLTTSIQHTHGRKKL, from the coding sequence ATGATTTCGGTAGTTATTCTTGGCGCTGGTAATGTAGCCACTCATTTTTATAAAGGGTTTAGCAAAACAGAAAATGTATCTGTTAAACAATGGTATAATAGAAGTTTAGACACTCTAAACCAATACAAAAACAGTGTTGATATCACAGATAATATAAACAATCTAAAGGATGCCGATGTTTATATTTTAGCGGTTAGCGATGATGTAATTGGAACACTTTCTGAAAAAATTCCTTTTGAAAACAAACTAGTTGTGCACACTTCCGGAAGTGTTAGTGTTTATGATTTAGATAAAAAACACAAACGTGGTGTTTTGTACCCACTTCAAACATTTAGTAAACATGCTGAAATGGATTTTGCTAATGTACCTATCTGTATTGAAACCGTAGACAAAAAAAGTTACCCAATTTTAAAAGAGTTGGCTGTAAACTTAGGAAGCCCAACAAAAAAAATAAATAGCGAACAACGCCGCGTTTTACATTTAGCTGCTGTTTTTGTAAACAATTTCACAAATCAGTTATATAGAATTGGTCATGAAATTACCGAAAGTAAAGGAGCTGAATTCGATTTACTGAAACCTCTTATTTTAGAAACAGCAAAAAAAGTTCAGGGCATGTCGCCTTACATGGCACAAACAGGTCCTGCAAAACGAAATGATAAAAAAACCATTAAGGCACATTTAAAACTTTTGGAAAACAAACATCATAAAGACATTTATAACCTCTTAACAACCTCGATACAACACACCCATGGAAGAAAAAAGCTATAA
- a CDS encoding group III truncated hemoglobin, producing MSKKDIRTREDVFLLVSSFYKKVRQDKVLGPFFNETIKDWDTHLERLTTFWEASLFLKTKYTGNPLEAHVNVDKEYNNSITELHFGLWLNLWFQTIDELFEGDYAENAKRRARKMGTFLYLKIFEARNT from the coding sequence ATGAGTAAAAAAGATATAAGAACTAGAGAAGATGTATTTTTACTAGTGTCATCGTTTTATAAAAAGGTAAGACAAGATAAAGTTTTAGGCCCTTTTTTTAATGAAACCATTAAAGATTGGGACACTCATTTAGAAAGACTTACAACTTTTTGGGAAGCGAGTTTATTCTTAAAAACTAAATACACAGGAAATCCTTTAGAGGCGCATGTAAATGTAGATAAAGAGTACAATAATAGTATTACAGAGTTACATTTTGGCTTGTGGTTAAACCTTTGGTTTCAAACTATTGATGAACTTTTTGAAGGCGATTATGCCGAAAATGCAAAACGGCGCGCCAGAAAAATGGGAACCTTTCTTTATTTAAAAATTTTTGAAGCCAGAAACACATAG
- the ccsA gene encoding cytochrome c biogenesis protein CcsA, whose translation MQEKLGKILFSTRLTAVLFIVFAAAMAIGTFLDAGQDTSPTPYTRNLIYNAWWFEAIMVFFVINFTGNIFRFRLYKKEKWATLILHLAFIFILLGAFITRYASFEGMMSIREGATENTFLSQKTYITTYIDGDYEVDGVAQRRILETEVDFSGRLDNDLKIKTEYNQQPVTIELEKFIVGAEEDIIPDENGEEYLKIVEAGNGAPHNHFLKVGQESLIHNILFSLNKPIDGAINITYQGDSLSINSPFEGEYMTMATMAQGKLVKDSLQPLYLRSRYVIGNMQLVFPKPVVKGVFDVVKKSQLLKNDENGVVLKVTTNGETQKVGLLGGKGSNSSFKQTQIGGLDFAFKYGSKVLELPFSLKLNDFEAERYPGTERGYSAYSSEVTVVDNRAENYDYKIFMNNILDHDGYRFFQSSFDPDEKGTILSVNHDYWGTLITYIGYMLLYFGLMAILFSKHSRFGDLKKQLEKVKFKKAKTLTVLLLCLGLHGFSQEHSANDGHDHSQPTKAQIDSILTANITPKAHADEFGHLVIQDLSGRMMPVNTFASEMLRKLSKYDTYEEFDANQVFLSIQESPMLWYNVPVIYLKPKKGDSIRKLIGVEKTEKYAALADFFSDRGAYKLAPYLDEAYKAQVPNGFQKEFKETDQRVNLLYNTIEGMSLKIFPIPEDDNNTWMSTYDYKRDSSKIQDSLYGNFIKNGFGVYLYTLNQAKQTGDFSEASKLLQAFKKTQNKYGSAVMLSDDKVKTEVLYNKYDIFKKLFSWYMYVGTLLFILLIVQIFNDKRKAINVSVNIFKWAIVALFILHTAGLIVRWYISGHAPWSDAYESMIYVAWATMFFGLAFGRKSDLTIASTAFVTSMILMIAHWNWMDPAIANLQPVLNSYWLMIHVAVIVASYGPFTLGMILGVVSLILMIFTTKKNKLKMDLNIKELTIINEMSLTVGLVMLTIGNFLGGMWANESWGRYWGWDPKETWALISIMIYAFVIHMRLVPGLRGRWFFNLMSIVAFASIMMTYFGVNFYLAGLHSYASGDQIVSVKFIGIACAIVAILAFFAYRGYAKFYRK comes from the coding sequence ATGCAAGAAAAATTAGGGAAAATTCTTTTCTCAACCCGACTTACTGCTGTTTTATTTATAGTATTCGCTGCTGCAATGGCTATAGGCACTTTTTTAGATGCAGGACAAGACACATCTCCAACACCTTACACAAGAAATCTTATTTATAATGCATGGTGGTTTGAAGCCATCATGGTGTTTTTTGTTATTAATTTTACAGGAAATATTTTCAGATTTAGACTGTATAAAAAAGAAAAGTGGGCGACACTCATTCTACATTTAGCTTTCATTTTTATTTTGTTGGGTGCATTTATTACGCGTTATGCAAGCTTTGAAGGTATGATGTCTATTCGTGAAGGAGCAACTGAAAACACATTTCTTTCACAAAAAACATATATTACAACTTATATTGATGGTGATTATGAGGTAGATGGCGTTGCGCAACGTCGTATTTTAGAAACCGAAGTTGATTTTTCCGGACGTTTAGATAACGATCTTAAAATTAAAACAGAATATAATCAGCAACCAGTAACTATAGAGTTAGAGAAGTTTATTGTTGGAGCTGAAGAAGATATTATTCCAGATGAAAATGGAGAGGAATACCTTAAAATAGTTGAAGCTGGTAACGGTGCGCCGCATAATCATTTCTTAAAAGTTGGTCAAGAATCACTCATTCATAATATTCTTTTTTCACTTAATAAACCTATTGATGGTGCTATTAATATTACCTATCAAGGCGATTCTCTTAGCATAAATTCTCCTTTTGAAGGTGAGTATATGACTATGGCAACTATGGCACAAGGCAAATTGGTTAAAGATAGTTTACAACCACTTTATTTAAGGTCTAGATATGTAATTGGTAATATGCAATTGGTGTTTCCTAAACCTGTGGTTAAAGGTGTTTTTGATGTGGTAAAAAAATCACAATTACTTAAAAACGATGAAAATGGTGTAGTGTTAAAAGTGACTACAAATGGAGAAACTCAAAAAGTTGGTTTGCTAGGAGGAAAGGGAAGTAATAGTAGTTTTAAACAAACACAAATAGGAGGCTTAGATTTTGCTTTTAAATATGGCTCTAAAGTTTTAGAGTTACCATTTTCTTTAAAGTTAAACGATTTTGAAGCAGAACGTTATCCAGGTACAGAACGTGGGTATTCTGCTTATTCAAGTGAAGTAACGGTTGTTGATAACAGAGCTGAAAATTATGATTATAAGATTTTTATGAATAATATCTTAGATCATGATGGCTATCGTTTTTTTCAATCGAGTTTCGATCCAGATGAAAAAGGAACTATTCTATCTGTAAACCATGATTATTGGGGTACGTTAATCACATATATTGGTTATATGCTGCTCTATTTTGGGTTGATGGCTATTTTATTTAGTAAGCATTCGCGTTTTGGAGATTTAAAAAAACAACTCGAAAAAGTAAAGTTTAAAAAAGCTAAAACGCTTACAGTTTTATTATTGTGTTTGGGACTACATGGCTTTTCTCAAGAACATTCAGCTAATGATGGTCACGATCATTCACAACCAACAAAAGCACAAATAGATTCTATTCTAACGGCGAATATAACTCCTAAAGCACATGCCGATGAATTTGGGCATTTGGTTATTCAGGATTTAAGCGGAAGAATGATGCCTGTAAATACATTCGCATCAGAAATGCTGCGTAAATTAAGTAAGTATGATACTTATGAAGAATTTGATGCTAACCAAGTGTTTTTGTCTATTCAAGAAAGCCCAATGCTTTGGTACAATGTACCAGTCATTTACTTAAAACCTAAAAAGGGAGATTCTATTAGAAAGCTTATTGGAGTAGAAAAAACAGAAAAATATGCAGCCTTAGCTGACTTCTTTTCTGATAGAGGCGCATATAAATTGGCTCCGTATTTAGATGAAGCCTATAAAGCTCAAGTACCAAATGGGTTTCAAAAAGAGTTTAAAGAAACAGACCAACGTGTAAATTTATTGTACAATACAATTGAAGGGATGTCTTTAAAAATATTCCCAATTCCTGAAGACGACAATAATACATGGATGTCTACTTACGATTATAAAAGGGATTCTTCCAAAATACAAGATTCACTTTACGGAAACTTTATAAAAAATGGTTTTGGTGTGTATTTATACACCCTAAATCAAGCAAAACAAACTGGTGATTTTTCAGAAGCTTCAAAATTATTGCAAGCATTTAAGAAAACTCAAAACAAGTACGGTAGTGCCGTTATGTTAAGTGATGATAAAGTAAAAACCGAAGTACTTTATAACAAATACGACATCTTTAAAAAACTGTTTAGTTGGTATATGTATGTCGGTACTTTGCTTTTTATACTATTGATTGTTCAAATATTTAATGATAAAAGAAAAGCAATTAATGTTTCGGTTAACATTTTTAAATGGGCTATTGTGGCATTGTTCATTTTACATACTGCAGGGTTAATTGTACGTTGGTATATTTCTGGACATGCACCATGGAGTGATGCTTACGAATCTATGATTTATGTAGCATGGGCAACTATGTTTTTTGGATTAGCCTTTGGACGTAAAAGTGATTTAACCATAGCATCAACTGCCTTTGTAACCTCCATGATTTTAATGATAGCGCATTGGAATTGGATGGATCCTGCCATAGCAAATCTTCAACCTGTGTTAAATAGTTATTGGCTCATGATTCATGTTGCGGTAATTGTGGCGAGTTATGGTCCGTTTACTTTGGGGATGATTTTAGGGGTGGTGTCTTTAATTTTAATGATTTTCACTACTAAAAAGAATAAGTTAAAAATGGATTTGAATATAAAAGAATTGACCATTATTAACGAAATGTCTTTAACTGTAGGTTTGGTTATGCTTACTATAGGTAACTTTTTAGGAGGTATGTGGGCAAACGAAAGTTGGGGGCGTTATTGGGGCTGGGATCCTAAAGAAACTTGGGCGCTTATAAGCATTATGATTTATGCTTTTGTAATACACATGCGATTGGTTCCAGGACTTCGTGGGCGTTGGTTTTTCAACCTCATGTCAATTGTTGCGTTTGCAAGTATTATGATGACTTATTTTGGGGTAAATTTCTACTTAGCAGGATTACATAGTTATGCCAGTGGAGACCAAATTGTAAGTGTTAAGTTTATAGGTATTGCTTGTGCTATTGTTGCAATTTTAGCCTTTTTCGCTTACCGCGGGTATGCTAAGTTTTATAGAAAGTAA
- a CDS encoding DUF3307 domain-containing protein, producing the protein MIALTIKLILAHFIGDFLLQPQKWVNHKETHKHKSKFLYWHILVHFGALILVLKADFSFWLGILIIIVSHYVIDVIKLHLKPKLNNRLLFGLDQFAHLLFIAIVVSMYEPYEFNSNMLYAPKFLLLITSLLGVTVVSSILMKTIISKWYLKEDTDEESLENAGSYIGMLERLFVFAFIVTQHWEGIGFLIAAKSVFRFGDLSKAKDRKLTEYILIGTLLSFGLAILFGISYEYVLSLIETVN; encoded by the coding sequence ATGATAGCTTTAACCATAAAATTGATATTAGCTCATTTTATTGGCGATTTTTTACTCCAACCACAAAAATGGGTTAATCATAAAGAAACGCATAAACATAAATCAAAGTTTTTATATTGGCATATTTTAGTGCACTTTGGCGCTTTAATTTTAGTTCTAAAAGCTGATTTTAGTTTTTGGTTAGGAATACTAATTATAATTGTTTCGCATTATGTAATTGATGTTATTAAACTGCATTTAAAACCTAAACTTAACAACAGGCTTCTCTTTGGTTTAGACCAATTTGCGCATTTATTATTTATTGCAATTGTAGTAAGTATGTATGAACCTTATGAGTTTAATAGTAATATGCTTTATGCTCCTAAATTTTTATTGTTAATTACAAGTTTGTTGGGTGTTACTGTAGTGTCTTCAATTCTCATGAAAACCATCATCTCTAAATGGTATTTAAAGGAAGACACAGATGAAGAATCTCTAGAAAATGCAGGCTCTTATATTGGGATGTTAGAACGCTTGTTTGTTTTCGCATTTATTGTTACACAACACTGGGAAGGCATTGGCTTTTTAATTGCTGCAAAATCGGTGTTTCGATTTGGTGACTTATCAAAAGCTAAAGACCGAAAACTTACCGAATATATTTTAATAGGAACTTTACTAAGCTTTGGTTTAGCAATACTTTTTGGTATAAGCTATGAGTATGTTTTAAGTTTAATTGAAACTGTAAATTAA
- a CDS encoding SatD family protein yields MTSVITGDIINSQKSSPKKWLDTLKSVLKIYGETPSNWEIYRGDSFQLEINPKDALKACFLIKASIKQFDNIDVRLAIGLGEKTYKSEKITESNGSAFVNSGECFEALKKTTLAIKSPFETFDVTLNIMLELALLTVNNWSVTLANLIKTTLENPELNQKQLANTLKTTQGNISQGLKRAGFDEISKLIDYYESQIQTL; encoded by the coding sequence ATGACTAGCGTGATTACAGGCGATATTATTAATTCTCAAAAAAGCTCTCCAAAAAAGTGGCTAGATACATTGAAATCTGTATTAAAAATTTATGGTGAGACACCTTCAAATTGGGAGATATATAGAGGTGATAGTTTTCAGTTAGAAATTAATCCAAAAGATGCTTTAAAAGCTTGTTTTCTAATTAAAGCTTCTATAAAACAATTTGATAATATTGATGTAAGACTTGCTATAGGTTTGGGTGAGAAAACGTATAAATCAGAAAAAATCACAGAATCTAACGGATCTGCTTTTGTAAATTCTGGTGAATGTTTTGAAGCCCTAAAAAAAACAACACTTGCAATAAAATCACCTTTTGAAACATTTGATGTGACTTTAAATATTATGCTAGAACTGGCACTCTTAACTGTAAACAATTGGTCTGTTACCTTAGCAAATCTTATTAAAACAACTTTAGAAAACCCAGAATTAAATCAAAAACAACTGGCTAACACTTTAAAAACAACCCAAGGCAATATCAGTCAAGGCTTAAAACGTGCTGGGTTTGATGAAATATCAAAATTAATAGACTATTACGAATCCCAAATACAAACCCTATGA
- the mscL gene encoding large conductance mechanosensitive channel protein MscL, translating to MDLFKEFKEFAVKGNMMDMAIGIIIGAAFNKVIDVLVKKVFLPPLSLLTDGVNFENKRIILKDAVNHADGTVQLEEVAIGYGALGEALLDFLIIGFTVFIVVKFMNRLRNRAQNTEDKTVATPKDIELLSKLTELMEEQNDLLKKAKG from the coding sequence ATGGATTTGTTTAAAGAGTTTAAGGAGTTTGCTGTAAAGGGTAATATGATGGATATGGCTATAGGTATAATTATTGGTGCTGCCTTTAATAAAGTTATAGATGTATTGGTTAAAAAAGTATTTCTTCCACCGTTATCATTGCTTACAGATGGTGTTAATTTTGAAAACAAAAGAATTATTTTAAAAGATGCTGTAAATCATGCAGACGGAACAGTACAACTAGAAGAAGTTGCTATAGGTTATGGTGCTTTAGGAGAAGCCTTATTAGATTTTTTAATTATAGGATTTACCGTTTTTATTGTGGTGAAGTTTATGAACAGATTACGTAATAGAGCTCAAAACACTGAAGATAAAACAGTAGCAACTCCAAAAGATATTGAACTGTTATCAAAACTTACAGAGTTAATGGAAGAGCAAAATGATTTATTAAAAAAAGCAAAAGGATAG